One Mailhella massiliensis DNA segment encodes these proteins:
- a CDS encoding short-chain fatty acid transporter, which yields MLYGLSRFFTMLVKRFLPDAYILVILLTLVSFITAFIFTESSCIDLINAWGKGFSSLLMFTIQSALIYTTGHALASTHAVRRLLDSVAGIPRTPFQAALMTFYVTAFGSLFNWGFGLVVGGLIAREMARRVPNIDYGFTVAAGYSGFVVWHGGFSSAVAADLATSGGVLSKALAARGLPDMVIPFSDSILSASNITITAVMLIVLPFMLKAIHPHPDEVVPVDPALFGEEKDLAVPPLEDSPASRLEHSRALSLLFSALGFAYLGYHFWTRGMDINLNILIIIFMWLGIFLHGTPIRYVVALKEAVAGASGIITQFPLYGGIQGIMVASGLASMIASGVMSIATAKTLPLLTFISAGIINIFIPSGGGQWIVQAPISIPPAIDMGANVGLTGMAVAYGDQWTNMIQPFWALPMLAIAGLGIRDIMGPCVMTLIFSGIIMGAGLYFFA from the coding sequence ATGCTTTACGGACTGTCCCGTTTTTTCACCATGCTGGTGAAGCGTTTTCTTCCGGACGCCTATATTCTGGTTATCCTCCTGACGCTTGTGAGTTTTATCACCGCGTTCATCTTTACGGAGTCCTCCTGCATTGACCTCATCAATGCATGGGGCAAGGGCTTTTCCAGCCTGCTGATGTTCACCATACAGTCGGCTCTTATTTATACCACCGGGCATGCACTGGCGAGCACGCACGCCGTCCGCCGTCTGCTTGATTCCGTTGCAGGTATCCCCCGCACGCCGTTTCAGGCCGCGCTCATGACCTTTTACGTCACGGCCTTCGGTTCATTGTTCAACTGGGGCTTCGGACTCGTGGTGGGGGGACTCATTGCCCGTGAAATGGCGCGAAGAGTGCCGAACATCGACTACGGCTTTACCGTGGCCGCAGGCTATTCCGGCTTTGTAGTGTGGCACGGCGGTTTTTCGAGCGCCGTCGCGGCCGATCTCGCCACCTCTGGAGGCGTATTGTCCAAAGCTCTGGCGGCCCGCGGCCTGCCGGATATGGTTATTCCCTTCAGCGATTCCATCCTGTCCGCATCAAACATCACCATCACGGCGGTCATGCTCATCGTGCTGCCGTTCATGCTGAAGGCCATCCATCCTCATCCCGATGAAGTGGTTCCCGTTGACCCTGCGCTGTTCGGAGAGGAGAAGGATCTTGCCGTTCCTCCGCTGGAAGATTCCCCTGCGTCCCGGCTGGAGCACAGTCGTGCCCTGAGTCTCCTGTTCAGTGCGCTGGGTTTTGCATACCTGGGATATCATTTCTGGACCAGGGGCATGGACATCAACCTGAACATTCTCATCATCATTTTCATGTGGCTGGGAATTTTCCTGCACGGCACTCCCATCCGCTATGTGGTGGCGCTGAAGGAAGCCGTGGCCGGGGCAAGCGGCATCATCACCCAGTTCCCTCTGTACGGCGGCATACAGGGCATCATGGTGGCTTCCGGTCTCGCCTCCATGATAGCAAGCGGCGTCATGTCCATTGCGACTGCAAAAACGCTGCCTCTGCTGACCTTCATTTCCGCCGGCATCATCAACATCTTCATTCCTTCCGGCGGCGGGCAATGGATTGTGCAGGCTCCCATTTCCATTCCTCCGGCCATTGATATGGGCGCCAATGTGGGTTTGACCGGCATGGCCGTGGCCTACGGCGATCAGTGGACGAACATGATCCAGCCTTTCTGGGCTCTGCCCATGCTGGCCATCGCCGGACTCGGTATCCGGGACATCATGGGGCCGTGCGTGATGACGCTTATTTTCAGCGGCATCATCATGGGCGCCGGCCTGTACTTCTTCGCCTGA
- a CDS encoding ABC transporter ATP-binding protein — protein sequence MANVRLCDIDKTFNKNKVLSGLNLEVPDGSFMVMVGPSGCGKSTALRCIAGLEEVTSGSIYIGDRDVTHMEPKDRNIAMVFQNYALYPHMNVYDNITYGLKVRGIPAEERRRRAEEAAKLLGLDGLLTRMPRQLSGGQRQRVAMGRAIVREPSVFLFDEPLSNLDANLRNQMRIELRRLHQRLATTSIYVTHDQVEAMTLAEKILVLRAGHIEQYGTPDDVYLRPASVFVAQFMGSPSMNIVHATAEDGKLILPDGTRLSGVQAADINMSGRNGDVLLGIRSEDLLFDPDGDIRVTVDIVEALGSDTLAYCHPMGRDAQVKSDETIIVRLQGAQRPASGDVIRLTARPGHGHVFDPETQLRCL from the coding sequence ATGGCAAACGTTCGTCTTTGCGACATAGACAAGACCTTCAACAAGAACAAGGTACTTTCCGGCCTCAACCTCGAAGTGCCCGACGGTTCCTTCATGGTCATGGTGGGCCCCTCGGGCTGCGGCAAGTCCACGGCTCTGCGCTGCATCGCCGGTCTGGAGGAAGTGACCTCCGGCTCCATCTACATCGGCGACAGGGATGTGACGCACATGGAACCCAAGGACCGCAACATCGCCATGGTGTTCCAGAACTACGCGCTCTACCCGCACATGAACGTGTACGACAACATCACCTACGGCCTGAAGGTACGCGGCATTCCCGCCGAGGAACGCAGACGCCGCGCCGAGGAAGCCGCCAAGCTCCTCGGACTGGACGGACTGCTCACCCGTATGCCCCGCCAGCTTTCCGGCGGCCAGCGCCAGCGAGTGGCCATGGGCCGCGCCATCGTGCGCGAACCCAGCGTGTTCCTCTTCGACGAACCGCTCTCCAACCTCGACGCCAATCTCCGCAACCAGATGCGCATAGAACTGCGCAGGCTGCATCAGCGCCTTGCCACCACCAGCATCTACGTCACTCACGACCAGGTGGAAGCCATGACGCTGGCGGAAAAGATTCTCGTGCTTCGCGCGGGCCATATTGAGCAGTACGGTACGCCCGACGACGTGTACCTGCGCCCCGCCTCCGTGTTCGTGGCCCAGTTCATGGGTTCTCCCTCCATGAACATCGTGCATGCCACCGCCGAGGACGGAAAGCTCATTCTGCCCGACGGCACGCGCCTTTCCGGCGTACAGGCCGCCGACATCAACATGTCCGGCAGAAACGGCGACGTCCTTCTCGGCATACGCAGCGAAGACCTGCTCTTCGACCCGGACGGCGACATCCGCGTCACCGTGGACATCGTGGAAGCGCTGGGTTCCGATACCCTGGCCTACTGCCACCCCATGGGCAGGGATGCTCAGGTGAAGAGCGACGAAACCATCATCGTGCGCCTCCAGGGCGCCCAGCGCCCCGCCTCCGGCGACGTCATCCGCCTGACGGCCCGCCCGGGCCACGGCCATGTCTTCGACCCGGAAACGCAGCTGCGCTGCCTGTAA
- a CDS encoding SDR family NAD(P)-dependent oxidoreductase, producing the protein MKLNLAGKVVVITGGTAGIGKACVNAFLEEGCKVAICARSEEKLEAFRKEYEGQSVLTLRADVSCPSDMEQFAAKVAEQFGGIDVWVNNAGIYPKGYLTEMPLDLWQKTFDINVSGVLYGARAAVPWMKKRGGGVIINAASFATMIPTAGRGAYGITKAAVGHLTKVLGAELAPDNIRVTAYMPGFVATELTAPVVGEYEGDAIKRQVAQHRYGTPEEIAPLVVFLASDAASFITGSGVEISGGKYCVQNPYAAWERA; encoded by the coding sequence ATGAAACTGAATCTGGCAGGAAAAGTCGTTGTGATTACCGGGGGAACCGCAGGGATAGGAAAGGCCTGCGTGAATGCTTTTCTTGAAGAAGGATGCAAAGTTGCCATCTGTGCCAGGTCCGAGGAGAAGCTGGAAGCGTTCCGCAAGGAGTATGAGGGGCAAAGCGTCCTGACTCTGCGCGCGGATGTTTCCTGTCCTTCCGATATGGAACAGTTTGCGGCGAAAGTGGCGGAGCAGTTCGGCGGCATTGATGTGTGGGTCAATAATGCAGGCATTTACCCCAAGGGATATCTGACCGAAATGCCGCTTGATCTGTGGCAGAAGACCTTCGATATCAATGTGAGCGGCGTATTGTACGGGGCGCGTGCGGCCGTACCGTGGATGAAAAAAAGAGGGGGCGGCGTCATCATCAACGCTGCGTCGTTCGCCACCATGATACCCACGGCCGGACGCGGTGCCTACGGCATCACCAAGGCGGCCGTAGGCCACCTGACCAAGGTGCTCGGTGCGGAACTGGCTCCCGACAATATCCGGGTTACGGCGTATATGCCGGGATTTGTGGCAACGGAACTGACGGCGCCTGTGGTAGGCGAGTACGAAGGCGACGCCATAAAAAGGCAGGTTGCCCAGCATCGGTACGGTACGCCGGAAGAAATCGCGCCTCTGGTGGTGTTTCTCGCTTCCGATGCCGCCAGCTTCATCACGGGCAGCGGAGTGGAAATCAGCGGTGGAAAGTATTGTGTTCAGAATCCGTATGCCGCGTGGGAACGCGCCTGA